From Paenibacillus polymyxa, the proteins below share one genomic window:
- a CDS encoding ABC transporter ATP-binding protein: MAGVRLEHIFKKYPGAEKATVVDVNLDIQDKEFLVLVGPSGCGKSTTLRMIAGLEEISDGKLYIGDRVVNDVAPKDRDIAMVFQSYALYPHMNVYQNMAFGLKLRKVKKEEIDKRVREAAKILDIEHLLDRKPKALSGGQRQRVALGRAIVRDPQVFLMDEPLSNLDAKLRGQMRAEITKLAKRLETTVIYVTHDQVEAMTMGDRIVVMKDGIIQQAASPDELYNRPVNLFVAGFIGSPTMNFISGKLVEKEGALHFTAPGLDLFVPEGKGQILKAKGYIGKEVILGIRPEDIHEEPVFLEASPNTIFTSTVDVTENLGHEMLLYLSGAGNDTIIARVDGRSNTRDGVKAKLAVDMNKVHIFDKESELSILVGE, translated from the coding sequence ATGGCTGGCGTACGTTTAGAGCATATTTTCAAGAAATATCCGGGTGCAGAAAAAGCTACGGTTGTTGATGTCAATTTGGACATTCAAGATAAAGAATTTCTCGTATTGGTTGGTCCTTCCGGTTGTGGGAAGTCTACTACACTTCGTATGATTGCTGGTCTGGAGGAAATTTCAGACGGTAAATTATACATTGGTGATCGTGTTGTGAACGATGTGGCTCCAAAAGACCGCGATATCGCGATGGTATTCCAATCCTATGCCTTGTATCCGCATATGAATGTATACCAAAACATGGCTTTTGGTCTGAAGCTCCGCAAGGTTAAAAAGGAAGAAATTGATAAACGCGTACGTGAAGCAGCTAAAATCCTTGATATTGAGCATCTGCTGGATCGCAAGCCGAAAGCGTTATCGGGCGGTCAGCGTCAGCGTGTTGCCTTGGGACGTGCGATTGTACGTGACCCACAAGTCTTCTTAATGGATGAGCCACTGTCCAACTTGGATGCCAAGTTGCGTGGTCAAATGCGTGCGGAAATCACGAAGTTGGCTAAGCGTCTGGAAACGACCGTTATCTATGTAACACATGACCAGGTTGAAGCCATGACGATGGGTGATCGGATTGTAGTTATGAAGGATGGTATCATTCAACAAGCTGCATCCCCGGATGAACTGTACAACCGTCCAGTGAATCTGTTCGTTGCTGGTTTTATCGGCTCTCCTACAATGAACTTTATCTCAGGTAAGCTGGTTGAAAAAGAAGGTGCATTGCATTTCACAGCACCAGGTCTGGATCTGTTTGTACCTGAAGGTAAGGGACAGATTTTGAAAGCGAAAGGCTACATTGGCAAAGAAGTGATCTTGGGCATCCGTCCTGAGGATATTCACGAAGAGCCTGTATTCTTGGAGGCTTCTCCGAACACGATCTTTACATCCACTGTGGATGTAACGGAAAACCTCGGTCATGAAATGCTGTTGTACCTGAGCGGTGCTGGAAACGATACAATTATTGCCCGTGTAGACGGACGTTCCAATACTCGCGATGGTGTCAAAGCGAAGTTGGCTGTTGATATGAACAAAGTTCATATTTTTGATAAGGAATCGGAATTGAGCATTCTGGTTGGCGAATAA
- the ppaX gene encoding pyrophosphatase PpaX produces the protein MINTILFDLDGTIMDTNELIISTFLHILNHPDADPLTREHIIPHMGGTLDDQLRTFTGLTDVSGLVKDYRAYNQIHHDQMVKPFPYVIEVIQELRARGIKLGVVTTKIRPSTIRVLNLFNLTSSMDYIVTVDDVEHPKPHAEPVLKALAGLNAKAEHTLMVGDSSFDILSAQAAGVKSAGVAWSLKGEETLRGYGPDYMLYDMRDLLKLELQGVNVS, from the coding sequence ATGATAAATACGATTTTGTTTGATTTAGACGGTACCATTATGGATACGAATGAGTTGATAATCAGCACATTTTTACACATTTTGAACCATCCAGATGCGGATCCGCTAACGCGGGAGCACATTATTCCTCATATGGGGGGAACGCTGGACGATCAACTCCGTACTTTTACGGGATTAACGGATGTATCTGGGCTAGTTAAAGACTACCGTGCTTATAATCAAATTCATCATGATCAAATGGTGAAGCCATTTCCATATGTTATTGAGGTTATTCAGGAGCTACGTGCACGAGGAATTAAGTTGGGGGTTGTGACAACTAAAATACGACCATCCACGATACGTGTACTTAACCTGTTTAATCTGACTTCCTCTATGGATTATATTGTTACGGTAGACGATGTGGAGCATCCGAAGCCTCACGCGGAGCCAGTGCTCAAGGCTTTGGCAGGTTTGAATGCTAAAGCGGAACATACGTTGATGGTTGGAGACAGTTCCTTTGATATTTTGTCAGCTCAGGCGGCAGGTGTGAAATCTGCGGGAGTGGCCTGGTCGCTCAAGGGTGAGGAAACTCTGCGCGGATATGGACCAGACTATATGCTATATGATATGAGGGATTTGCTGAAGCTGGAGCTTCAAGGTGTCAATGTATCGTGA
- the hprK gene encoding HPr(Ser) kinase/phosphatase, whose product MAKQVKVSELVQQFQMEVISGEKGLRRLITVDDLNRPGLEMAGYFEYHTQERVQLLGRSELAFLGMLPPEERRDRMERLCTELTPCIIITRGLEVPAELVEASTERDIPVLRTNMATTILSSRITGFLERKLAPTATIHGVLCDVYGVGMLITGSSGIGKSETALELVKRGHRLVADDAVEIRQTSDFQLHGTAPELIRHLLEIRGVGIINVMTLFGAGAVRNNKRITLVVRLEAWQQDKQYDRLGLDEETTRIIDTDVPLVTIPVRPGRNLAVIIEVAAMNYRLKQMGVNAALQFTNKLTATISEDMEEMD is encoded by the coding sequence ATGGCTAAACAGGTAAAGGTATCCGAGCTTGTACAGCAATTCCAAATGGAGGTTATTTCCGGTGAAAAGGGTCTGCGCAGACTGATCACCGTGGACGATTTGAATCGCCCAGGCCTGGAGATGGCCGGGTATTTTGAATATCATACACAGGAGCGGGTACAGCTTTTGGGAAGGTCTGAGCTGGCCTTTCTGGGTATGCTGCCTCCTGAGGAGCGACGGGATCGAATGGAGCGTTTGTGTACAGAGCTGACTCCATGTATTATCATCACACGTGGCCTGGAAGTACCGGCCGAGCTAGTGGAGGCAAGTACAGAGCGAGATATTCCTGTACTGCGAACTAATATGGCGACAACGATTTTATCGAGCCGTATCACAGGTTTTCTGGAAAGAAAGCTGGCACCTACGGCAACTATTCATGGCGTATTATGTGACGTGTATGGCGTGGGGATGCTTATTACAGGCAGTAGTGGAATTGGTAAGAGTGAAACAGCACTGGAACTCGTCAAACGTGGGCATCGCTTGGTAGCAGATGATGCGGTAGAAATCCGGCAAACGTCCGATTTTCAGTTGCATGGAACAGCACCTGAACTCATTCGTCACCTGCTTGAAATTCGAGGCGTAGGCATTATTAATGTGATGACACTGTTTGGTGCTGGTGCAGTTCGTAATAATAAGCGAATTACACTGGTTGTCCGCCTGGAGGCATGGCAACAGGACAAGCAGTATGACCGTCTCGGTCTCGATGAAGAAACTACACGCATTATTGATACAGATGTTCCACTCGTTACGATTCCAGTTCGTCCAGGCCGAAATCTGGCTGTTATTATCGAGGTAGCGGCGATGAACTATCGTTTGAAACAAATGGGCGTTAATGCAGCCCTGCAATTTACAAACAAGCTGACTGCTACGATTTCTGAAGATATGGAAGAGATGGATTAA
- a CDS encoding PucR family transcriptional regulator: MTLDTEWIQQQLQNIIQAPFTIVPWCPEMMAEGETADSVIPDRSFVSENKLYFPFRASAGELAAFAVEDRYLTDRERKLIEALLGNMEQVWQNGPRLSINPAYSEEERMNRFGQWLIQQAADLNSEEEVPTELELRDSLSACMVPFLLNGEGTQDGAITYTQLHRLLASYFGGEVLLTPLDEQSWLILAKKELLLGADDERDKDPETREADFAEPLEEVLTAFSLGLYELIANEWVGVFHLAISKPSVPLQSFPHELNLLWETIHLGKLFHVTEHIHLSWELHLERLLNRIPKEQRVLFLEQVMKSSVILEDSETMATLDIFFQLDCNVSETAKRLYVHRNTLIYRLDKIKQETGLDVRTFNDAVLVKLYLLLYKVTKRK; encoded by the coding sequence GTGACTTTGGATACAGAATGGATTCAGCAACAGCTTCAGAATATAATTCAAGCGCCTTTTACCATAGTGCCTTGGTGCCCAGAAATGATGGCAGAAGGAGAAACAGCCGATTCAGTTATACCGGATAGATCGTTTGTTAGTGAGAATAAATTATATTTTCCGTTTCGTGCATCGGCAGGTGAACTGGCTGCTTTTGCGGTAGAGGACAGATATTTGACGGATCGAGAACGGAAGTTGATAGAAGCGTTACTGGGGAACATGGAACAAGTCTGGCAGAATGGTCCACGCTTGTCGATCAACCCAGCCTATAGCGAGGAAGAGCGGATGAATCGTTTTGGACAATGGCTCATACAGCAGGCTGCCGACCTAAACAGTGAGGAAGAAGTTCCCACTGAATTGGAGCTTCGTGATTCGTTATCAGCGTGTATGGTGCCTTTTTTACTGAATGGCGAGGGAACACAGGATGGGGCTATTACCTATACGCAGCTTCATCGATTGTTAGCGAGCTATTTTGGAGGGGAAGTGCTGCTTACTCCATTAGACGAACAATCTTGGCTGATTCTCGCAAAAAAGGAGCTGTTATTAGGAGCCGACGATGAACGGGATAAAGATCCTGAGACTAGAGAGGCAGATTTTGCGGAACCGCTGGAGGAGGTACTTACGGCTTTTAGCTTGGGGTTATATGAGCTTATCGCGAATGAATGGGTCGGTGTATTCCATTTGGCGATTTCCAAGCCTTCGGTCCCTTTGCAAAGTTTCCCCCACGAGCTGAATTTATTATGGGAGACGATCCATCTTGGCAAGCTTTTTCATGTAACAGAGCACATCCACCTTTCATGGGAGCTTCATTTGGAGAGACTGTTAAATCGCATTCCCAAGGAGCAGCGTGTACTATTTTTGGAGCAGGTAATGAAGTCATCTGTCATACTGGAAGACTCAGAAACGATGGCTACATTGGATATCTTTTTTCAACTGGATTGTAATGTGAGTGAGACAGCCAAGCGTCTGTATGTTCACCGTAATACGTTGATTTACCGTTTGGACAAGATTAAACAGGAGACCGGATTGGACGTGCGGACGTTTAATGATGCAGTTTTGGTCAAACTATATCTGCTATTGTACAAAGTGACAAAAAGGAAATAG
- the lgt gene encoding prolipoprotein diacylglyceryl transferase, translating to MSTATLLLNPIAFSIGAIKVHWYGLILGLAALVGLYLAIREGKRFGIPQEFFMDMLLLGVPSAIIGARIYYVAFKWEDYRDNLWDIFKIWNGGIAIYGALIGAIICAVIYFRYKGYNFWRVADICAPGLLIGQAIGRWGNFVNQEAYGGPTEETFLRSQLHLPDFIVNQMNVNGVFHHPTFLYESLWSIVGVILLLVIRRMKFVRAGEMFAFYFIWYSIGRFFIERVRTDSLAFQGPDWLASFVNALWSPMVWLGFEPGYLDPNYGNVRISQLLAIFIIVAAVIFILVRRRKGSAVARYSDPIVSSKTGIDQVPDMTPEQVSRPGQDAVSSTATADKLSKEDTDEDKKEHL from the coding sequence ATGTCAACGGCAACATTACTGCTGAATCCGATTGCTTTTTCAATCGGGGCAATCAAGGTCCATTGGTATGGGCTTATTTTGGGGCTGGCGGCGCTTGTGGGTTTATATCTCGCCATCCGTGAGGGAAAAAGATTCGGTATTCCGCAGGAATTCTTTATGGATATGCTGCTTCTGGGTGTTCCATCGGCCATTATTGGAGCGCGTATTTATTATGTAGCCTTCAAATGGGAAGACTACCGGGATAATCTATGGGATATCTTTAAAATTTGGAATGGCGGTATCGCGATATATGGTGCGTTGATTGGTGCTATTATATGTGCGGTTATTTATTTCCGTTATAAAGGATATAACTTCTGGCGTGTTGCTGATATTTGTGCGCCGGGTCTATTAATCGGTCAAGCGATTGGACGCTGGGGTAATTTTGTCAATCAAGAGGCTTACGGTGGACCAACGGAGGAGACTTTTTTGCGCAGTCAGCTGCATCTACCGGATTTCATTGTGAATCAGATGAACGTTAACGGGGTGTTTCACCACCCTACGTTCCTGTACGAATCGCTGTGGAGTATTGTAGGCGTGATTTTGCTGCTTGTGATTCGCCGGATGAAATTTGTACGTGCGGGTGAAATGTTTGCATTTTACTTCATTTGGTACTCTATTGGTCGCTTTTTCATCGAGCGGGTGCGGACGGACAGCTTGGCCTTTCAGGGACCGGACTGGCTGGCTTCCTTTGTGAATGCTCTGTGGTCCCCTATGGTATGGCTAGGGTTTGAACCGGGGTACTTGGACCCGAATTACGGTAATGTACGGATCTCACAGTTGCTTGCTATTTTCATCATTGTGGCTGCCGTGATTTTTATCTTGGTTCGTCGTCGGAAGGGCTCGGCCGTTGCGAGATATAGCGACCCGATTGTCTCCAGCAAGACGGGGATTGATCAGGTACCTGATATGACGCCAGAACAAGTATCCCGTCCTGGGCAGGATGCGGTTTCTTCAACAGCCACAGCGGATAAGCTATCTAAGGAAGACACGGATGAGGACAAGAAGGAGCATCTATGA